The Oxobacter pfennigii genome has a segment encoding these proteins:
- a CDS encoding GDSL-type esterase/lipase family protein, translated as MKKIMISFMIGILVTGMTACVDINDEKDVTADFKNSVFVGDSITEGFAVNEILPQEWVIAGAGATAGFTYDDVDALVEKNPDNVFIMLGSDDLLMPVDDPKELFRKDLTKLINKIKGDLPNCKIYIQSITPVTQEAIKQEPRYERIEEYNELLKELSGNLTVNYADIGSLAEKTPGLFAEDGIHFKKEFYQLWLDKLSEML; from the coding sequence ATGAAAAAAATAATGATTAGTTTCATGATAGGTATTCTTGTGACTGGTATGACTGCCTGCGTGGATATAAATGACGAGAAAGATGTTACAGCTGATTTTAAAAACAGTGTCTTCGTCGGAGATTCCATTACCGAGGGCTTTGCTGTTAATGAAATCCTTCCTCAGGAATGGGTAATAGCAGGGGCGGGAGCTACTGCCGGCTTTACCTATGACGATGTTGATGCCTTGGTTGAAAAGAATCCGGACAACGTCTTTATCATGCTAGGATCGGACGACCTGCTCATGCCTGTGGATGACCCTAAAGAATTGTTCAGGAAGGATTTAACAAAACTGATTAACAAGATAAAAGGGGATTTGCCCAATTGCAAAATATATATCCAATCTATAACTCCCGTAACACAGGAGGCGATAAAACAAGAACCCCGCTATGAAAGAATAGAGGAATATAACGAGCTTTTGAAGGAACTGTCGGGTAATTTAACAGTTAATTATGCTGACATAGGGTCATTGGCAGAGAAAACCCCCGGTTTGTTTGCCGAAGATGGCATTCATTTTAAGAAAGAGTTTTATCAGCTGTGGCTGGATAAGCTTTCTGAAATGTTATAG